One segment of Halococcus saccharolyticus DSM 5350 DNA contains the following:
- a CDS encoding nitrilase-related carbon-nitrogen hydrolase, translating into MARRRALDWVVSGAFVASSNRVTIEDDPSVVFGGEGWIVDPDGAVIARTTRNQPFVTIEIDLDTAERAKETYPRPAFRD; encoded by the coding sequence GTGGCGCGCCGGCGGGCGCTCGACTGGGTCGTCTCGGGTGCGTTCGTAGCGTCGTCGAACCGGGTCACGATCGAAGACGACCCGAGCGTGGTCTTCGGCGGCGAGGGATGGATCGTCGATCCCGACGGAGCCGTGATCGCCCGCACCACGCGAAACCAGCCGTTCGTCACGATCGAGATCGATCTCGATACCGCAGAACGGGCGAAGGAAACGTACCCACGTCCGGCGTTCCGTGACTGA
- a CDS encoding nitrilase-related carbon-nitrogen hydrolase — protein sequence MRVTVCELPEDRTAFERTWPALVEHVAHEDSDLVVLPEMPFAPWLPASSTDDGAAWERAVAAHDEWIERLDALAPATVLLSRPSIRGERRCNDGVRWTADDGATTVHEKRYLPEEPGFWEESWYDHGQREFSLVECADAQTGFLICTDLWAAEEARSYGHAGSHLIANPRATEQRTLEKWRAGGRSTGSSRVRS from the coding sequence ATGCGCGTCACCGTCTGTGAACTCCCCGAGGACCGCACCGCGTTCGAACGCACGTGGCCGGCGCTAGTCGAGCACGTCGCCCACGAGGACAGCGATCTCGTGGTGTTGCCCGAGATGCCGTTCGCGCCGTGGCTTCCCGCGAGCTCGACCGACGACGGGGCTGCGTGGGAGCGCGCCGTCGCCGCACACGACGAGTGGATCGAACGCCTCGACGCCCTCGCACCCGCGACCGTGCTGCTGTCCCGGCCGTCGATCCGTGGGGAGCGACGGTGCAACGATGGCGTCCGGTGGACCGCCGACGACGGCGCGACAACGGTTCACGAGAAGCGCTACCTTCCCGAGGAACCCGGGTTCTGGGAGGAGTCGTGGTACGATCACGGCCAGCGCGAGTTCTCTCTCGTCGAGTGCGCCGACGCGCAGACGGGATTTCTGATCTGTACGGATCTGTGGGCCGCCGAGGAGGCGCGTTCGTACGGCCACGCCGGCTCACACCTCATCGCCAACCCGCGGGCGACCGAGCAGCGCACCCTCGAGAAGTGGCGCGCCGGCGGGCGCTCGACTGGGTCGTCTCGGGTGCGTTCGTAG
- a CDS encoding glycoside hydrolase family 26 protein has product MNRRTFLRAAGVAGIIGASGCATPFDSLGGSGQNGSNDGSGSGGSNGSAGMGGSSGSNGSNDSTGTTTSTATTTPEAPSTRSGAALAGVYPGGPDFASNLAPYTEWVGQPPAVALLFVDALGPTENKRRFIEGPLTNVWEAGHVPMISWQPFVPERQQTSEAIEREIANGEYDEQLESWASLLESWARPRGGQTRGRRFYFRPAHEMNGDWFPWSAVDSSRIEATPVPVEDTGNATGGENPAAGTPQDYVEMWRRLYDAFGETDLDETDVQWVWAANAEQVPSGLQTERYYPGDEYVDWVGIDGFNRGGTESYSSWQSPAQLFDPMLGRLRELTDKPVALTEFASTSVVGWEGGTEPRPSRKAAWIESAFTYVEENDIKMTCWFNVDKTGVDEADWAIFGGERGTGQVSVSGTEYAAYEAYKRSISRDAFLSALPDYPPLLTDDEFAGEF; this is encoded by the coding sequence ATGAACCGTCGGACGTTCCTGCGGGCGGCAGGGGTTGCCGGAATCATCGGGGCCAGCGGCTGTGCGACGCCGTTCGATTCCCTCGGTGGTTCCGGACAGAACGGCTCGAACGATGGATCGGGATCGGGCGGTTCGAACGGATCGGCTGGAATGGGTGGCTCGTCCGGTTCGAACGGTTCGAACGACTCGACCGGGACGACCACCTCGACGGCGACGACAACGCCTGAAGCACCGTCGACGCGCTCGGGAGCAGCGCTCGCCGGTGTCTATCCTGGCGGGCCCGACTTCGCTTCGAACCTCGCACCCTACACGGAGTGGGTCGGCCAGCCGCCGGCGGTTGCCCTTCTGTTCGTCGATGCGCTCGGTCCGACCGAGAACAAACGGCGGTTCATCGAGGGGCCCCTCACCAACGTCTGGGAGGCGGGCCACGTCCCGATGATCTCGTGGCAGCCGTTCGTCCCCGAGCGACAGCAGACCTCCGAGGCGATCGAACGCGAGATCGCGAACGGCGAGTACGACGAGCAGCTCGAATCGTGGGCGTCGCTGCTCGAATCGTGGGCGCGCCCGCGAGGCGGCCAGACGCGTGGGCGGCGGTTTTACTTCCGGCCAGCCCACGAGATGAACGGCGACTGGTTCCCGTGGAGCGCGGTCGATTCGAGTCGTATCGAGGCGACGCCTGTGCCCGTCGAAGATACCGGCAACGCTACCGGCGGCGAGAACCCCGCAGCCGGAACGCCACAGGACTACGTGGAGATGTGGCGACGGCTGTACGACGCGTTCGGTGAGACTGATCTCGACGAGACGGACGTCCAGTGGGTCTGGGCGGCGAACGCCGAGCAGGTCCCCAGTGGCCTACAAACCGAACGGTACTACCCCGGCGACGAGTACGTCGACTGGGTGGGGATCGACGGGTTCAATCGCGGTGGGACGGAGTCGTATTCGAGCTGGCAGTCGCCGGCGCAGCTGTTCGACCCGATGCTCGGACGACTCCGCGAGCTGACCGACAAGCCGGTGGCGCTGACCGAGTTCGCCTCGACCTCGGTCGTCGGCTGGGAGGGTGGCACCGAACCCCGACCGTCACGCAAGGCCGCGTGGATTGAGAGCGCGTTCACGTACGTCGAGGAGAACGACATCAAGATGACGTGCTGGTTCAACGTCGACAAGACCGGGGTCGACGAGGCCGACTGGGCGATCTTCGGCGGCGAACGCGGGACGGGACAGGTCTCGGTTTCGGGCACCGAATACGCCGCCTACGAGGCGTACAAGCGATCGATCTCCCGCGATGCGTTCCTCAGTGCGCTCCCCGATTACCCGCCGCTGCTGACCGACGACGAGTTCGCCGGCGAGTTCTAA
- the rnz gene encoding ribonuclease Z, translating into MQVTFLGTGGAVPTTRRNTSGLLLRRDGERLLFDCGEGTQRQMMRFGTGFTVSHVFLTHLHGDHVLGLPGLCQTLDFNDREEPLAIHTPPGTRSTVENLVGVTGARPGYPVRVNEASPGGVVLREDEYEIRAFATDHRTQSVGYALVEDDRKGRFDREHAEELGVPEGPKFSRLHEGETVELEDGTVVEPEQVVGPPRPGRKVVYTGDTRPTGTTVEAATDADLLIHEATFTDDRAERAAQTGHSTSIQAAELANRAGAKRLALTHISSRYAGDASELEREAREVADGEAFVAEDGQSIDVPYPE; encoded by the coding sequence ATGCAAGTAACGTTCCTCGGGACCGGCGGTGCGGTCCCGACGACCCGGCGCAACACCAGCGGACTCCTGCTCCGGCGCGACGGCGAGCGACTCCTCTTCGACTGCGGCGAGGGGACCCAGCGCCAGATGATGCGCTTCGGCACCGGCTTCACCGTTTCTCATGTGTTCCTCACGCATCTCCACGGCGATCACGTGCTCGGGCTCCCCGGTCTCTGTCAGACTCTCGACTTCAACGACCGCGAAGAGCCGCTCGCGATCCACACGCCGCCGGGCACCCGGAGTACGGTCGAGAATCTCGTCGGCGTCACCGGGGCGCGGCCCGGCTACCCCGTCCGGGTGAACGAAGCCTCGCCCGGCGGCGTCGTGCTCCGAGAAGACGAGTACGAGATCCGCGCGTTCGCGACCGACCACCGTACCCAGTCGGTGGGATACGCGCTGGTTGAGGACGACCGAAAGGGTCGATTCGACCGCGAGCACGCAGAGGAACTCGGCGTGCCCGAGGGGCCGAAGTTCTCCCGACTCCACGAGGGTGAAACCGTCGAGTTGGAGGACGGCACCGTGGTCGAACCCGAACAGGTGGTGGGGCCGCCGCGGCCGGGCCGGAAGGTCGTCTACACCGGCGACACGCGACCAACGGGCACGACCGTCGAGGCCGCGACCGACGCCGATCTCCTGATCCACGAGGCGACCTTTACGGACGATCGCGCCGAGCGCGCCGCCCAGACCGGCCACTCGACGTCGATCCAGGCGGCCGAACTCGCCAATCGCGCCGGCGCGAAACGGCTCGCTCTCACCCACATCTCCTCGCGGTACGCGGGCGACGCCTCCGAGCTCGAACGCGAGGCGCGCGAGGTCGCCGACGGCGAAGCGTTCGTCGCCGAGGACGGCCAGTCGATCGACGTTCCCTATCCCGAGTGA
- a CDS encoding class I SAM-dependent methyltransferase — MDESVADTVATYERVAPEYRERHADRSVIADAIETFLGALDGIDGDRVLDVGCGPGWESATFREHGLDVTAIDLSRSFLDATGEVASGASRARMDMRTLGVAERSVDGLWACASFLHVPHADASDTLREFRRVLRPNGVFFCAVARGEGERTRGGETYGERDERHFTLYTPEKLRERTIDAGFVVEELHEGSDGEWLHLLARAP, encoded by the coding sequence ATGGACGAGTCAGTCGCTGACACGGTCGCCACCTACGAACGGGTCGCCCCCGAGTACCGCGAGCGCCACGCCGATCGCAGCGTGATCGCCGACGCTATCGAGACGTTCCTCGGGGCGCTCGACGGGATCGACGGTGATCGCGTGCTGGACGTCGGCTGCGGTCCCGGCTGGGAGTCCGCGACTTTCCGCGAGCACGGGCTCGACGTGACCGCCATCGATCTCTCCCGGTCTTTCCTCGACGCCACCGGCGAAGTCGCTTCCGGGGCGAGCCGTGCGCGGATGGATATGCGCACGCTCGGAGTGGCCGAGCGGTCCGTCGACGGGCTGTGGGCGTGTGCGTCGTTTCTCCACGTTCCACACGCCGACGCCAGCGACACGCTTCGAGAGTTCCGGCGCGTGCTCCGGCCCAACGGAGTGTTCTTCTGTGCCGTGGCGCGAGGCGAAGGCGAGCGGACACGCGGGGGCGAGACCTATGGAGAACGGGACGAGCGGCACTTCACGCTCTACACTCCAGAGAAGTTGCGCGAGCGCACGATCGACGCGGGATTCGTCGTCGAGGAGCTCCACGAGGGAAGCGACGGAGAATGGCTTCACCTCCTCGCGAGAGCGCCGTAA
- a CDS encoding DUF6149 family protein, producing the protein MKINQNVRHFAAKQALTTPGVASVVNYGLVKLHTRVFLGKADPAHAAEREDHLDGLFEATTDTYTAALKAGFTEAEAREITHIQGNFDFYNHGWTEMMEIPADEIEAHYDRYRDFFSHYDITIADPLGSFAPRGGIPEAPSTPEKLDEPEHPHAKGGFADDVYVEGPDGEVLIGGHDEPQDVDLTDAPGVGSEDVEN; encoded by the coding sequence ATGAAGATCAACCAGAACGTGCGTCACTTCGCGGCGAAACAGGCGCTCACGACGCCCGGCGTCGCCTCGGTCGTCAACTACGGGCTGGTCAAACTCCACACGCGGGTGTTCCTCGGCAAGGCCGACCCCGCCCACGCGGCGGAGCGCGAGGACCACCTCGACGGTCTCTTCGAGGCCACGACCGATACGTACACCGCAGCGCTCAAAGCAGGATTCACCGAGGCCGAAGCGCGCGAGATCACCCACATTCAGGGAAACTTCGACTTCTACAACCACGGCTGGACCGAGATGATGGAGATCCCGGCCGACGAGATCGAGGCCCACTACGACCGCTATCGCGACTTTTTCTCCCACTACGACATCACCATCGCCGATCCGCTCGGCTCGTTCGCGCCGCGCGGCGGCATTCCCGAGGCTCCCTCGACGCCGGAAAAACTCGACGAGCCCGAGCATCCCCACGCCAAAGGCGGGTTCGCCGACGACGTCTACGTCGAAGGCCCGGACGGTGAAGTGCTGATCGGCGGTCACGACGAACCCCAGGATGTCGACCTCACCGACGCGCCCGGCGTCGGGTCCGAGGACGTCGAGAACTGA
- a CDS encoding glycosyltransferase family 2 protein produces MEEQVLAAVPAILSVILWIIVLLSACSIAYWTYLVAFVGRRYKYPDPAYDPGDVQVRFLTVDSERIVQESVNALPESITDRHVIAEQPMTIDGATVHVVPEAFECEAIRKGRALEWARQHLTCEKEFVLFLDEDSIVTDLDGIPDADVVQFRERPRRSRSWLTYLAEVFRLGFQIEQRAFPSLSVPLYAWGGGIAIRAELEGWIGWDRKTMIEDTTFVWSVAADEGIDLDFALARDMFDTQAPPTVRAMIGQRSRWIAGSQAQRGLLSPLYRTLTTVRNIAWAFSPAVPVLTFVPLFIPGTIAFELAFQVLSVAVFSFVLVWSLLGIRYYDESLLVGVALVVLTPIVSLLHSLGALAGLVIPPTDFAVTRKVNPDLVETTDREIDGD; encoded by the coding sequence ATGGAGGAACAGGTTCTCGCGGCGGTTCCCGCGATCCTCTCGGTGATCCTCTGGATCATCGTCCTCCTCTCTGCCTGTTCCATCGCGTACTGGACGTATCTCGTGGCGTTCGTCGGGCGGCGCTACAAGTATCCCGACCCTGCGTACGATCCCGGCGACGTTCAGGTGCGCTTTCTCACGGTCGACTCCGAGCGGATCGTCCAGGAGAGCGTGAACGCACTCCCCGAGTCGATCACCGACCGCCACGTGATCGCCGAACAGCCGATGACGATCGACGGTGCGACCGTCCACGTCGTCCCCGAGGCGTTCGAATGTGAGGCGATCCGGAAGGGACGAGCGCTCGAATGGGCCCGCCAGCATCTCACCTGCGAGAAGGAGTTCGTGCTCTTTCTCGACGAGGACAGCATCGTGACCGACCTCGACGGGATTCCGGATGCCGACGTGGTCCAGTTCCGCGAGCGCCCACGCCGGAGTCGGTCGTGGCTCACCTATCTCGCCGAAGTCTTCCGGCTCGGGTTTCAGATCGAGCAGCGCGCGTTTCCCTCGCTTTCGGTGCCGCTGTACGCGTGGGGTGGTGGGATCGCGATCCGCGCGGAACTCGAGGGCTGGATCGGGTGGGATCGGAAGACGATGATCGAGGACACCACGTTCGTCTGGAGCGTGGCGGCCGACGAGGGGATCGATCTCGATTTCGCGCTCGCGCGCGACATGTTCGACACCCAGGCCCCGCCGACGGTCCGGGCGATGATCGGCCAGCGAAGCCGGTGGATCGCGGGATCGCAGGCCCAGCGTGGCCTGCTCTCGCCGCTGTACCGGACGCTCACCACCGTCCGGAACATCGCGTGGGCGTTCTCGCCCGCGGTGCCGGTGTTGACGTTCGTTCCGTTGTTCATCCCGGGCACCATCGCGTTCGAACTCGCCTTCCAGGTGCTCTCGGTCGCGGTGTTCTCGTTCGTACTCGTCTGGTCACTCCTCGGGATTCGGTACTACGACGAGTCGTTGCTCGTCGGCGTGGCGTTGGTCGTGCTGACGCCGATCGTCAGCCTGCTCCACTCGCTCGGTGCGCTCGCTGGTCTCGTGATCCCGCCGACGGACTTCGCGGTGACGCGGAAGGTCAATCCCGATCTCGTCGAGACCACCGACCGCGAGATCGACGGCGACTGA
- a CDS encoding glycosyltransferase family 2 protein, translating to MVEVSVIVPTTLPPEATIEPVERLAHDGFDDYEVIVRRDEGAAHARNVGIERANGEKLVFLDDDSLPCRGYLRIASVALDAYPAVAGRVVQPADAPYRDLELPWYDQGDETKPTDLLPGCNMAIRREVLESVGGFDEEAFGWGHEESELAERIAEEYAIQYVPELAVEHTYVESFRDFLEKSYLLGRADVRWWRLDGKSDRWLVRQTLNTSLRENSRLGTTRRVAQRVGWIAETIDGR from the coding sequence ATGGTCGAGGTGAGCGTCATCGTTCCGACGACCCTGCCGCCCGAGGCGACGATCGAGCCGGTCGAGCGCCTCGCGCACGACGGGTTCGACGACTACGAGGTGATCGTCCGACGCGACGAGGGAGCAGCGCACGCACGCAACGTCGGTATCGAGCGAGCCAACGGCGAGAAGCTCGTTTTCCTCGACGACGACTCGCTCCCGTGTCGGGGCTACCTCCGGATCGCGAGCGTCGCGCTCGACGCCTACCCCGCGGTTGCGGGCCGGGTGGTCCAGCCCGCGGACGCGCCGTATCGCGACCTCGAACTTCCGTGGTACGATCAGGGCGACGAGACCAAACCCACCGATCTACTGCCGGGCTGTAACATGGCGATCCGACGAGAAGTACTCGAGTCGGTCGGTGGGTTCGACGAGGAGGCCTTCGGCTGGGGCCACGAGGAGTCCGAACTCGCCGAACGGATCGCCGAAGAGTACGCGATCCAGTACGTCCCCGAACTCGCCGTCGAGCACACCTACGTCGAGTCCTTCCGGGACTTCCTCGAAAAGTCGTATCTGCTCGGCCGGGCCGACGTGCGGTGGTGGCGGCTCGACGGCAAATCCGATCGGTGGCTCGTGCGACAGACGCTCAACACTTCGCTTCGGGAGAACTCGCGGCTCGGAACCACACGACGGGTGGCCCAGCGCGTCGGCTGGATCGCCGAGACGATCGACGGACGATAG